Proteins encoded in a region of the Triplophysa dalaica isolate WHDGS20190420 chromosome 10, ASM1584641v1, whole genome shotgun sequence genome:
- the marchf2 gene encoding E3 ubiquitin-protein ligase MARCHF2 produces the protein MTTGECCHLPGSLCDCTGNTALSKTLEEDDSRQAQYVTQVTAKDGRLLSTVIKALGTQSDRPICRICHEGQDMCNSEGLLSPCDCTGTLGTVHKSCLEKWLSSSNTSYCELCHTEFTIERRPRPITEWLRDPGPRNEKRTLFCDMVCFLFITPLAAISGWLCLRGAQDHLHFNSRLEAVGLIALTIALFTIYVLWTLVSFRYHCQLYSEWRRTNQKVRLLIPDTKGAHSTQHSLLSTKLLKKTADETIV, from the exons ATGACCACAGGGGAGTGTTGCCACCTCCCAGGCTCCCTGTGTGACTGCACTGGCAACACTGCCCTGTCCAAAACCCTGGAGGAAGATGATAGCCGTCAGGCTCAGTATGTCACCCAGGTCACGGCCAAGGATGGACGTTTACTGTCTACTGTTATCAAAGCCCTCGGCACGCAGAG TGATCGACCGATTTGTCGGATCTGCCATGAGGGTCAGGACATGTGCAACAGTGAGGGGCTTCTGTCCCCATGCGACTGCACCGGAACGTTGGGCACGGTACACAAAAGCTGTTTGGAGAAGTGGCTGTCCTCTTCTAACACCAGCTACTGTGAGCTGTGTCACACCGAGTTTACCATCGAGCGACGGCCGCGGCCAATTACAGAG TGGCTCAGGGATCCGGGCCCTCGGAACGAGAAGCGGACCCTCTTTTGTGACATGGTGTGCTTCCTTTTTATAACACCCCTGGCAGCCATCTCAGGCTGGCTTTGTCTGCGGGGTGCACAGGACCACCTACACTTCAATAGTCGCCTGGAGGCAGTCGGCCTCATCGCCCTGACCATCGCACTCTTCACCATATACGTCCTCTGGACTCTG GTCTCATTCCGCTACCACTGTCAGTTGTACTCCGAGTGGAGACGAACCAATCAGAAAGTCCGCTTGCTCATTCCCGACACCAAGGGTGCGCACTCTACCCAGCATTCCTTGCTCTCCACCAAGCTGCTGAAAAAGACAGCAGACGAGACCATAGTATGA
- the hnrnpm gene encoding heterogeneous nuclear ribonucleoprotein M isoform X2 — MSEGKMSTEAKPEKPGQGNAVNGKSNHESRKERPPKRGGGGGRFEPYGNPNKRYRVFVSNIPYDVKWQTLKDLMKEKVGEVTYVEHLMDAEGKSRGCAVVEFRTEELMKKAVEKVNKHVMNGRPLKVKEDPDGVIAQREAHRAQGGGGGGGPPGMGGGMGGGMGGGMGGGGMGGGMGMGMGPGPGGPPMVNIPPSLMNNPNIPNEIIHGLQAGKIGCTIFVANLDYKVGWKKLKEVFGMAGVVVRADILEDKDGKSRGMGTVSFEMPIEAVQAVSMFNGQLLFNRVMHVKLDEKSLPKGDFGPPERPPALPRGLSGIGLGLGPGGQPIDATQLNRGGMGNMGPGGMDGMGFGGMGRMGGMDNFGSEMNNMNRFGPSGMGRMNEMDRGMGGGFDRDFGGRGNDMAMSRSNFNDSFDRGMAGNSVAMDRMNPSMDRLSGGMDRLGSLDRMGMDRVSDLDRLGTGFDRMGTGMDRLGPSMDRLGSGLDRMGSSIGPTGFDRLGSSSLDRGMDFASPMGMDRMNAGLDRMGTNFDRIGTGGMDRFPSSGLDRMGSSLERMGSGGVGNQFDRPAEMDRGNFGAPFSGSGQGGPGAGGPNARKGCQIFVRNLPFDFSWKMLKDTFNSCGMVQYADIKMENGKSKGCGVVRFDSPETAERACRTMNGYRLNGREIDVRIDRNA; from the exons ATGTCCGAAGGCAAAATGTCGACTGAGGCTAAACCAGAGAAACCAGGCCAAGG aaatgcaGTGAACGGCAAATCCAACCACGAGTCCAGGAAGGAGAGGCCCCCGAAACGCGGCGGTGGCGGGGGGCGATTTGAGCCTTACGGGAACCCGAACAAAAGATACCGCGTGTTTGTCAGCAACATACCTTATGATGTTAAATGGCAAACCCTGAAGGATCTCATGAAGGAAAAGG TGGGTGAGGTAACGTACGTGGAACACTTAATGGACGCGGAAGGCAAGTCAAGG GGTTGCGC GGTGGTTGAGTTCAGAACTGAAGAGCTCATGAAAAAGGCTGTGGAGAAAGTCAACAAACATGTCATGAATGGCCGTCCTCTGAAAGTTAAGGAG GATCCAGATGGTGTTATTGCCCAGCGTGAAGCTCATCGGGCCCAGGGAGGTGGCGGTGGTGGTGGACCACCAGGTATGGGTGGAGGAATGGGAGGTGGCATGGGTGGAGGCATGGGCGGAGGCGGCATGGGTGGAGGCATGGGTATGGGTATGGGCCCAGGGCCTGGAGGTCCACCCATGGTCAACATACCTCCCAGTCTCATGAACAACCCGAACATTCCCAATGAGATCATCCACGGGCTTCAGGCTGGAAAAATCGGATGCACCATTTTTGTAGCCAAT CTGGACTACAAGGTCGGATGGAAGAAGTTGAAGGAGGTGTTCGGAATGGCTGGAGTAGTGGTACGTGCCGACATCCTCGAGGATAAGGATGGGAAGAGCAGAGGCATGGGAACAGTCTCTTTTGAAATGCCCATTGAAGCTGTGCAAGCAGTCT CCATGTTCAATGGACAGCTCCTCTTCAACAGAGTCATGCACGTCAAACTG gaTGAGAAATCCCTACCAAAAGGTGACTTTGGACCACCAGAGCGTCCACCTGCACTTCCTC GTGGTCTGAGTGGCATTGGCCTTGGTCTGGGACCTGGCGGTCAGCCCATTGACGCTACTCAACTCAACCGAGGTGGAATGGGCAACATGGGACCAGGAG GAATGGATGGAATGGGATTTGGTGGCATGGGTAGAATGGGAG gaATGGACAACTTTGGCAGTGAAATGAACAACATGAATCGTTTTGGGCCCTCTGGAATGGGACGAATGAATG AAATGGATCGTGGCATGGGCGGGGGTTTCGATAGAGACTTTGGTGGCCGAGGAAACGACATGGCTATGTCCAGGAGCAACTTCAACGACTCTTTTGATAGAGGAATGG CTGGAAATTCCGTAGCAATGGATCGGATGAATCCCAGCATGGATCGTCTCAGCGGTGGAATGGACCGCTTGGGCAGCCTAGACCGTATGGGAATGGATCGGGTTTCCGATCTGGACAGGCTCGGTACCGGTTTTGACCGCATGGGCACAGGCATGGATCGGCTGGGCCCTAGCATGGACAGACTGGGATCAGGCCTCGACCGCATGGGGTCCAGCATCGGCCCAACTGGGTTTGATCGCCTGGGCTCATCCAGTTTAGATCGTGGGATGGACTTCGCCTCACCTATGGGTATGGACAGGATGAATGCAGGCCTGGATCGAATGGGAACCAACTTCGACCGTATAGGCACTGGAGGCATGGACCGCTTTCCTTCTTCAGGCCTGGACCGCATGGGGTCCAGTCTGGAACGAATGGGCTCTGGGGGTGTCGGAAACCAGTTTGACAGACCTGCCGAAATGGATCGTGGGAACTTCGGTGCACCCTTCAGCGGTTCTGGACAAGGGGGACCAGGGGCTGGTGGGCCCAATGCTAGGAAAGGCTGTCAGATCTTTGTCAGAAAT ctGCCGTTTGATTTCTCCTGGAAGATGTTGAAAGATACCTTCAACTCATGTG gGATGGTGCAGTATGCTGATATCAAGATGGAGAACGGCAAATCCAAGGGCTGTGGTGTGGTGCGTTTCGACAGCCCCGAGACCGCGGAGAGGGCCTGCCGTACTATGAACGGCTACCGACTCAACGGACGAGAGATCGACGTCAGGATCGATAGAAATGCATAA
- the hnrnpm gene encoding heterogeneous nuclear ribonucleoprotein M isoform X1 produces the protein MKKAVEKVNKHVMNGRPLKVKEDPDGVIAQREAHRAQGGGGGGGPPGMGGGMGGGMGGGMGGGGMGGGMGMGMGPGPGGPPMVNIPPSLMNNPNIPNEIIHGLQAGKIGCTIFVANLDYKVGWKKLKEVFGMAGVVVRADILEDKDGKSRGMGTVSFEMPIEAVQAVSMFNGQLLFNRVMHVKLDEKSLPKGDFGPPERPPALPRGLSGIGLGLGPGGQPIDATQLNRGGMGNMGPGGMDNFGSEMNNMNRFGPSGMGRMNEMDRGMGGGFDRDFGGRGNDMAMSRSNFNDSFDRGMAGNSVAMDRMNPSMDRLSGGMDRLGSLDRMGMDRVSDLDRLGTGFDRMGTGMDRLGPSMDRLGSGLDRMGSSIGPTGFDRLGSSSLDRGMDFASPMGMDRMNAGLDRMGTNFDRIGTGGMDRFPSSGLDRMGSSLERMGSGGVGNQFDRPAEMDRGNFGAPFSGSGQGGPGAGGPNARKGCQIFVRNLPFDFSWKMLKDTFNSCGMVQYADIKMENGKSKGCGVVRFDSPETAERACRTMNGYRLNGREIDVRIDRNA, from the exons ATGAAAAAGGCTGTGGAGAAAGTCAACAAACATGTCATGAATGGCCGTCCTCTGAAAGTTAAGGAG GATCCAGATGGTGTTATTGCCCAGCGTGAAGCTCATCGGGCCCAGGGAGGTGGCGGTGGTGGTGGACCACCAGGTATGGGTGGAGGAATGGGAGGTGGCATGGGTGGAGGCATGGGCGGAGGCGGCATGGGTGGAGGCATGGGTATGGGTATGGGCCCAGGGCCTGGAGGTCCACCCATGGTCAACATACCTCCCAGTCTCATGAACAACCCGAACATTCCCAATGAGATCATCCACGGGCTTCAGGCTGGAAAAATCGGATGCACCATTTTTGTAGCCAAT CTGGACTACAAGGTCGGATGGAAGAAGTTGAAGGAGGTGTTCGGAATGGCTGGAGTAGTGGTACGTGCCGACATCCTCGAGGATAAGGATGGGAAGAGCAGAGGCATGGGAACAGTCTCTTTTGAAATGCCCATTGAAGCTGTGCAAGCAGTCT CCATGTTCAATGGACAGCTCCTCTTCAACAGAGTCATGCACGTCAAACTG gaTGAGAAATCCCTACCAAAAGGTGACTTTGGACCACCAGAGCGTCCACCTGCACTTCCTC GTGGTCTGAGTGGCATTGGCCTTGGTCTGGGACCTGGCGGTCAGCCCATTGACGCTACTCAACTCAACCGAGGTGGAATGGGCAACATGGGACCAGGAG gaATGGACAACTTTGGCAGTGAAATGAACAACATGAATCGTTTTGGGCCCTCTGGAATGGGACGAATGAATG AAATGGATCGTGGCATGGGCGGGGGTTTCGATAGAGACTTTGGTGGCCGAGGAAACGACATGGCTATGTCCAGGAGCAACTTCAACGACTCTTTTGATAGAGGAATGG CTGGAAATTCCGTAGCAATGGATCGGATGAATCCCAGCATGGATCGTCTCAGCGGTGGAATGGACCGCTTGGGCAGCCTAGACCGTATGGGAATGGATCGGGTTTCCGATCTGGACAGGCTCGGTACCGGTTTTGACCGCATGGGCACAGGCATGGATCGGCTGGGCCCTAGCATGGACAGACTGGGATCAGGCCTCGACCGCATGGGGTCCAGCATCGGCCCAACTGGGTTTGATCGCCTGGGCTCATCCAGTTTAGATCGTGGGATGGACTTCGCCTCACCTATGGGTATGGACAGGATGAATGCAGGCCTGGATCGAATGGGAACCAACTTCGACCGTATAGGCACTGGAGGCATGGACCGCTTTCCTTCTTCAGGCCTGGACCGCATGGGGTCCAGTCTGGAACGAATGGGCTCTGGGGGTGTCGGAAACCAGTTTGACAGACCTGCCGAAATGGATCGTGGGAACTTCGGTGCACCCTTCAGCGGTTCTGGACAAGGGGGACCAGGGGCTGGTGGGCCCAATGCTAGGAAAGGCTGTCAGATCTTTGTCAGAAAT ctGCCGTTTGATTTCTCCTGGAAGATGTTGAAAGATACCTTCAACTCATGTG gGATGGTGCAGTATGCTGATATCAAGATGGAGAACGGCAAATCCAAGGGCTGTGGTGTGGTGCGTTTCGACAGCCCCGAGACCGCGGAGAGGGCCTGCCGTACTATGAACGGCTACCGACTCAACGGACGAGAGATCGACGTCAGGATCGATAGAAATGCATAA
- the pip5k1ca gene encoding phosphatidylinositol 4-phosphate 5-kinase type-1 gamma isoform X2, translating into MEAAADGASSLSEAADESPLSGAAASEDSGTGDVDADATSKKAFITEMPSSSGQAAHIKKIGHRGVDASGETTYKKATSSALKGAIQLGIGYTVGNLSSKPERDVLMQDFYVVESIFFPSEGSNLTPAHHFPDFRFKTYAPVAFRYFRELFGIRPDDYLYSLCNEPLIELSNPGASGSVFYLTKDDEFIIKTVMHKEAEFLQKLLPGYYMNLNQNPRTLLPKFFGLYCVQSGGKNIRMVVMNNVLPRVVRMHLKYDMKGSTYKRRASKKEREKARPTFKDLDFMQDMPDGLMLDTDTYNALVKTLQRDCLVLESFKIMDYSLLLGVHNIDQAEKEQQMEGSQGNSDEKRPLAQKALYSTAMESIQGASACGEDIDTDVTMGGIPAVNGKGERLLLYIGLIDILQSYRLIKKLEHTWKALVHDGDTVSVHRPSFYADRFFRFMSTSVFRKTSSLKSSPSKRGRGGLAAGKCIGPGAAWSASQLQFMKDENIYDLRGTRSFPTLEDDGRADVLPCTPPSFEEATTASIATTLSSTTSLSIPERSPSDTSEHPRYRRHTQSNHEESMQDEDQQTITVEVEVEGRYESEPTLTAPQSSPEISEVPEVFLEASSSSVTEGPRIVVESDGGSQASGGTSRASVDEDDDVPITDIYF; encoded by the exons ATGGAAGCGGCGGCTGATGGGGCGAGCAGCCTGTCTGAGGCCGCGGATGAGAGCCCATTATCCGGGGCAGCGGCATCCGAGGACTCGGGGACGGGCGATGTTGACGCGG ATGCTACATCGAAAAAGGCGTTCATCACAGAG ATGCCCTCTTCTTCAGGGCAGGCGGCCCACATAAAGAAAATCGGACACAGAGGAGTGGACGCGTCGGGAGAGACCACTTACAAGAAG GCAACATCATCAGCACTCAAAGGGGCCATTCAGCTTGGCATTGGCTACACTGTCGGGAACTTGAGTTCCAAGCCCGAGCGTGATGTGCTCATGCAGGATTTCTATGTGGTGGAGAGCATATTTTTTCCCAG tGAAGGGAGCAACCTGACACCAGCCCATCATTTCCCAGACTTTCGTTTTAAAACGTACGCCCCCGTGGCCTTCCGGTACTTCAGAGAGCTCTTCGGTATACGGCCAGATGACTATTTG TATTCATTATGTAATGAGCCGTTGATCGAGCTGTCCAATCCTGGAGCGAGCGGCTCGGTCTTCTATCTCACCAAGGACGATGAGTTCATCATCAAAACAGTTATGCACAAAGAAGCAGAGTTCTTGCAGAAACTCCTGCCAGGCTATTACATG AACCTAAACCAGAATCCTCGCACATTATTGCCCAAATTCTTCGGGTTGTACTGCGTACAATCGGGTGGCAAGAACATTCGGATGGTGGTCATGAACAACGTGCTGCCCAGGGTGGTGCGCATGCACCTCAAATATGACATGAAGGGATCCACCTACAAGCGACGGGCCTCCAAGAAAGAGCGTGAAAAGGCGAGACCCACTTTTAAAGACCTCGACTTCATGCAGGATATGCCGGATGGACTCATGCTGGACACAGACACTTATAACGCCCTGGTTAAAACATTACAGAGAGACTGTTTG GTCTTGGAGAGCTTTAAGATTATGGATTACAGTTTGCTGTTGGGAGTTCATAACATCGATCAGGCGGAGAAAGAGCAGCAAATGGAGGGATCTCAGGGCAACAGTGATGAGAAGAGACCGCTGGCACAGAAAGCACTTTACTCCACTGCCATGGAGTCCATACAGGGAGCGTCTGCCTGTGGAGAGGACATTGACACGGATGTTAC aatggGTGGTATTCCTGCAGTCAACGGAAAAGGCGAGCGTCTATTACTGTACATCGGATTAATCGACATCCTGCAGTCATACAG gtTAATAAAGAAGTTGGAGCACACGTGGAAGGCTTTGGTGCATGATGGG GACACTGTCTCTGTACACAGACCGTCATTTTATGCCGACAGATTCTTCAGATTCATGAGCACTTCTGTATTCAGGAAGACTTCTT CGTTGAAATCTTCACCGTCGAAGAGGGGTCGAGGGGGTCTGGCTGCCGGCAAATGCATCGGCCCCGGAGCGGCCTGGTCGGCCAGCCAGCTGCAGTTCATGAAGGACGAAAACATTTATGACCTGAGAGGAACTCGGAGCTTCCCTACTTTGGAAGACGATG gCCGGGCAGACGTGCTCCCGTGCACTCCTCCGTCCTTCGAGGAGGCCACAACAGCTTCCATTGCGACCACGCTCTCCTCCACCACCTCTCTGTCCATTCCAGAACGCTCTCCGTCAGACACCTCCGAGCACCCACGCTACAG GAGGCACACCCAGTCTAATCATGAAGAATC AATGCAGGATGAGGACCAGCAGACCATCACAGTGGAGGTGGAAGTGGAGGGACGGTATGAGAGTGAGCCCACCCTGACGGCCCCCCAGTCATCGCCGGAGATCAG TGAAGTTCCAGAGGTGTTTTTAGAAGCTTCGTCGTCGTCCGTCACGGAAGGCCCCAGGATAGTTGTAGAATCTGACGGCGGCAGTCAAGCCTCGGGAGGGACGAGCCGCGCTTCTGTGGACGAGGATGATGACGTGCCAATTACAGACATCTATTTT TAA
- the pip5k1ca gene encoding phosphatidylinositol 4-phosphate 5-kinase type-1 gamma isoform X1, which produces MEAAADGASSLSEAADESPLSGAAASEDSGTGDVDADATSKKAFITEMPSSSGQAAHIKKIGHRGVDASGETTYKKATSSALKGAIQLGIGYTVGNLSSKPERDVLMQDFYVVESIFFPSEGSNLTPAHHFPDFRFKTYAPVAFRYFRELFGIRPDDYLYSLCNEPLIELSNPGASGSVFYLTKDDEFIIKTVMHKEAEFLQKLLPGYYMNLNQNPRTLLPKFFGLYCVQSGGKNIRMVVMNNVLPRVVRMHLKYDMKGSTYKRRASKKEREKARPTFKDLDFMQDMPDGLMLDTDTYNALVKTLQRDCLVLESFKIMDYSLLLGVHNIDQAEKEQQMEGSQGNSDEKRPLAQKALYSTAMESIQGASACGEDIDTDVTMGGIPAVNGKGERLLLYIGLIDILQSYRLIKKLEHTWKALVHDGDTVSVHRPSFYADRFFRFMSTSVFRKTSSLKSSPSKRGRGGLAAGKCIGPGAAWSASQLQFMKDENIYDLRGTRSFPTLEDDGRADVLPCTPPSFEEATTASIATTLSSTTSLSIPERSPSDTSEHPRYRRHTQSNHEESMQDEDQQTITVEVEVEGRYESEPTLTAPQSSPEISEVPEVFLEASSSSVTEGPRIVVESDGGSQASGGTSRASVDEDDDVPITDIYFPSEDSTWVYSPLHYSAGSETLPEEEESET; this is translated from the exons ATGGAAGCGGCGGCTGATGGGGCGAGCAGCCTGTCTGAGGCCGCGGATGAGAGCCCATTATCCGGGGCAGCGGCATCCGAGGACTCGGGGACGGGCGATGTTGACGCGG ATGCTACATCGAAAAAGGCGTTCATCACAGAG ATGCCCTCTTCTTCAGGGCAGGCGGCCCACATAAAGAAAATCGGACACAGAGGAGTGGACGCGTCGGGAGAGACCACTTACAAGAAG GCAACATCATCAGCACTCAAAGGGGCCATTCAGCTTGGCATTGGCTACACTGTCGGGAACTTGAGTTCCAAGCCCGAGCGTGATGTGCTCATGCAGGATTTCTATGTGGTGGAGAGCATATTTTTTCCCAG tGAAGGGAGCAACCTGACACCAGCCCATCATTTCCCAGACTTTCGTTTTAAAACGTACGCCCCCGTGGCCTTCCGGTACTTCAGAGAGCTCTTCGGTATACGGCCAGATGACTATTTG TATTCATTATGTAATGAGCCGTTGATCGAGCTGTCCAATCCTGGAGCGAGCGGCTCGGTCTTCTATCTCACCAAGGACGATGAGTTCATCATCAAAACAGTTATGCACAAAGAAGCAGAGTTCTTGCAGAAACTCCTGCCAGGCTATTACATG AACCTAAACCAGAATCCTCGCACATTATTGCCCAAATTCTTCGGGTTGTACTGCGTACAATCGGGTGGCAAGAACATTCGGATGGTGGTCATGAACAACGTGCTGCCCAGGGTGGTGCGCATGCACCTCAAATATGACATGAAGGGATCCACCTACAAGCGACGGGCCTCCAAGAAAGAGCGTGAAAAGGCGAGACCCACTTTTAAAGACCTCGACTTCATGCAGGATATGCCGGATGGACTCATGCTGGACACAGACACTTATAACGCCCTGGTTAAAACATTACAGAGAGACTGTTTG GTCTTGGAGAGCTTTAAGATTATGGATTACAGTTTGCTGTTGGGAGTTCATAACATCGATCAGGCGGAGAAAGAGCAGCAAATGGAGGGATCTCAGGGCAACAGTGATGAGAAGAGACCGCTGGCACAGAAAGCACTTTACTCCACTGCCATGGAGTCCATACAGGGAGCGTCTGCCTGTGGAGAGGACATTGACACGGATGTTAC aatggGTGGTATTCCTGCAGTCAACGGAAAAGGCGAGCGTCTATTACTGTACATCGGATTAATCGACATCCTGCAGTCATACAG gtTAATAAAGAAGTTGGAGCACACGTGGAAGGCTTTGGTGCATGATGGG GACACTGTCTCTGTACACAGACCGTCATTTTATGCCGACAGATTCTTCAGATTCATGAGCACTTCTGTATTCAGGAAGACTTCTT CGTTGAAATCTTCACCGTCGAAGAGGGGTCGAGGGGGTCTGGCTGCCGGCAAATGCATCGGCCCCGGAGCGGCCTGGTCGGCCAGCCAGCTGCAGTTCATGAAGGACGAAAACATTTATGACCTGAGAGGAACTCGGAGCTTCCCTACTTTGGAAGACGATG gCCGGGCAGACGTGCTCCCGTGCACTCCTCCGTCCTTCGAGGAGGCCACAACAGCTTCCATTGCGACCACGCTCTCCTCCACCACCTCTCTGTCCATTCCAGAACGCTCTCCGTCAGACACCTCCGAGCACCCACGCTACAG GAGGCACACCCAGTCTAATCATGAAGAATC AATGCAGGATGAGGACCAGCAGACCATCACAGTGGAGGTGGAAGTGGAGGGACGGTATGAGAGTGAGCCCACCCTGACGGCCCCCCAGTCATCGCCGGAGATCAG TGAAGTTCCAGAGGTGTTTTTAGAAGCTTCGTCGTCGTCCGTCACGGAAGGCCCCAGGATAGTTGTAGAATCTGACGGCGGCAGTCAAGCCTCGGGAGGGACGAGCCGCGCTTCTGTGGACGAGGATGATGACGTGCCAATTACAGACATCTATTTT CCTTCTGAGGACAGTACCTGGGTTTATTCTCCTCTACATTACAGCGCAGGGTCTGAGACTCTGCCTGAAGAGGAGGAAAGTGAGACA TAA
- the gpx4a gene encoding glutathione peroxidase 4a — MRCLGATVIFSLVLQTMSAGLEDWQTAKSIYDFTATDIDGNDISLEKYRGNVVIITNVASKUGKTPVNYSQFAQMHAKYTEKGLSILGFPSNQFGRQEPGTNSQIKEFAKSYNAHFDMFSKIDVNGQTAHPLWKWLKQQPNGRGFLGNGIKWNFTKFLIDRQGQVVKRYSPMQDPSVVEADLAKYL; from the exons ATGCGTTGCTTGGGAGCCACTGTCATTTTCTCTCTAGTGTTGCAGACAATG TCTGCAGGGTTGGAGGACTGGCAGACGGCCAAATCCATATATGACTTCACTGCAACGGACATAGACGGAAATGACATTTCCCTGGAAAAATACAG GGGGAATGTCGTCATCATCACCAATGTAGCCTCTAAATGAGGCAAAACCCCCGTAAACTACTCTCAGTTTGCTCAAATGCACGCCAAGTACACTGAGAAAGGTTTAAGCATCCTGGGTTTTCCATCTAACCAGTTTGGACGCCAG GAGCCAGGCACCAACTCCCAAATCAAAGAATTTGCCAAGTCTTACAATGCACACTTTGATATGTTCAGTAAGATTGATGTGAATGGACAGACCGCCCACCCTCTGTGGAAGTGGCTGAAGCAACAACCCAATGGCAGAGGATTTCTGGGAAA tGGCATCAAATGGAATTTTACAAag ttcCTCATTGATCGTCAGGGCCAGGTTGTGAAGAGATATTCCCCAATGCAAGATCCAAGT GTGGTCGAGGCGGATCTTGCCAAATATCtctaa
- the polr2eb gene encoding DNA-directed RNA polymerases I, II, and III subunit RPABC1: MDDEEETYRLWKIRKTIMQLCHDRGYLVTQDELDQTLDEFRSQFGDKPSEGRPRRTDLTVLVAHNDDPTDQMFVFFPEEPKVGIKTIKMYCQRMQEENITRAIIVVQMGMTPSAKQSLVDMAPKYILEQFLQQELLINITEHELVPEHIVMTKEEVVELLARYKLKESQLPRIQAGDPVARYFGLKRGQVVKIIRPSETAGRYITYRLVQ; this comes from the exons ATGGATGACGAGGAAGAGACTTATCGGTTATGGAAAATTCGCAAAACTATAATGCAG CTCTGTCACGACCGTGGTTACCTAGTGACGCAAGATGAATTGGATCAGACCCTCGATGAGTTCAGAAGTCAGTTTGGAGACAAACCCAGTGAGGGTCGACCACGACGAACCGATCTCACAGTCCTGGTCGCCCACAACGACGATCCAACTGAccagatgtttgttttctttcctg AGGAACCCAAAGTTGGCATCAAAACCATAAAGATGTACTGCCAACGTATGCAAGAGGAGAACATCACACGGGCCATTATTGTAGTACAGATGGGTATGACCCCTTCAGCCAAACAG TCTCTAGTAGATATGGCACCAAAGTACATACTCGAGCAGTTTCTTCAACAAGAGCTTTTAATCAACATCACTGAACACGAG ctTGTTCCCGAACACATAGTGATGACTAAAGAGGAAGTGGTCGAGCTGTTGGCAAGATA CAAACTAAAGGAAAGCCAGCTTCCCAGAATTCAAGCTGGGGATCCCGTGGCCCGATACTTTGGTCTAAAGAGAGGCCAG gttGTTAAGATTATCAGACCAAGTGAGACTGCTGGACGGTACATCACGTACAGATTGGTCCAGTAA